The Terriglobus roseus sequence ATGACCTTCCGTCAGCATCTTCGTCAGTTCGTCGCGAACGCGTTCATTGCTTACCTGGCTGATAGCTGCGGCCTGCTGCTGCATGGCTTGCATCGTCGAATGCTCGATCTCGAAGCCGAAGCGTGCGGCGAATCGCACCGCTCGCAGCATGCGCAGCTTGTCTTCGCGAAAGCGCCGTTCCGGGTCGCCGATGGCGCGCACGATGCCTGCGTGCAGATCGTCCTGGCCGCCGACGAAGTCAAGAACGCGGCTGGCGATGTTGTCTTCGGTCAGACCGATAGGGTCGAGCAGCATGCCGTTGATCGTGAAATCGCGGCGAACCACGTCTTCCTGCGGCGTGTCGGCATAGCTGATCTCGTCCGGGCGACGGCCGTCGGTGTATTCACCATCACTGCGGAAGGTAGCGACCTCGGTCTGCACTTCGCAACCGGCATCCTTGTTCGCGGTGCAGACGATCACCACGCCGAAGTGCATGCCGACCGAGAAGGTACGGTCAAATCCCATCAGCACCTTCTCCGGCGTCGCGGAGGTGGCAACGTCATAGTCCTTCGGCTCGATGCCAAGCAGCAGATCGCGCACACAACCGCCCGCGAAGTACGCGTCAAAGCCGCGTTCGCGCAAAGACCGCACGATGTGCAGCGCGGCCTGAAATCCCGGACTCTGGGCGAAGTTCATCGTAGTTTTAGATGACCCCTGGGACGGATGCGATGGGAGACAAATCTACCCCGAACGATGCAGGATATGGCGAAAATTCTTCCCTTTTGCGGGACATCCTTCGCTGCTCGAGAAGCAATGCCGGTCTGTCTCGCTAGTATAGGCATGTGGGCAGTGGACTGATTCTGGGCATTGAAAGCTCGTGCGACGAGACGGCGGCCGCGGTGGTGCGCGGTGGCCGCGCAGTTCTGTCGAACGTCGTCGCGTCGCAGATGGAGATGCACGCGCTCTACGGCGGCGTGGTGCCCGAGCTGGCTAGCCGTGAGCATCTTCGGAACATTGTCCCCGTTGTGCGCGAGGCCTTGCGCGCCGCTCATGTGTCTGCTGAAGATCTCGATGCGATAGCCGTCACCGCCGGCCCCGGACTTGCCGGTGCGCTGCTGGTCGGTATCTCGTTCGCGAAGGCGTACGCGTTTGGTTTGAGCAAGCCCCTGATCGCCGTCAATCATCTCGAAGGACATATTCACGCGGTGCTGATGGACTCGGGTGCCCCGGCTGCGTTGCTTGCTTTGGTCGTCAGCGGCGGGCATACGCATCTGTACCTGGCAAATGAAAACGATGGCTCCTGGCGTTATCGCAATGTGGGCCGAACCGTGGACGATGCAGCGGGCGAGGCCTACGACAAGGTCGCGAAGCTGCTGGGTCTGGGCTATCCCGGTGGACCGTGGATCGACCGTTTGAGCGCGCATGGCAATCCGCTGGCGGTGCCCTTCCGTTTTGTCTCGATCAACCGTGGGACCGAGGAGGAGCCGAGCTTTGACTTCTCCTTCAGCGGCATCAAGACGGCTGTGCTGCGGTACGTCGAGACGCACGGCATGAAGCCGGCGATCGAGGCCCGGCGTGCGGCGCTTGCGCGGATCGACCATCCCTCTCTGGAAGATGTGCTCGCACTTTGCGACGCGGAGACGCTGGATCTGATTGCGTCATTTCAGTACGCGGTCGTCGGCAACCTGGTACGGCAGACCATGGCGGCGGCAGGGTACTTCGGAGCGAAACACATCGTGGTCTCCGGCGGCGTCGCGGCCAACCGCGCCTTGCGCGCACGATTTGCGGAAGTTGCCGACCTACGCGGACTTTCGGTGGACTTTCCCGCAGCAGCGCTATCGACTGACAATGCCGCCATGATCGCCGCGGCAGCATGGCCGAAGCTGCGCCACGGTGAGTTCGCTGGTGCCGATCTGAACGCGACGCCGCAACTGCGTCTCGGCTAAAAGCTCCTTGTTTCCGTAGACCGCAGGCTCCTCAGCTAGAATCAAGCTCGGACTGCGGCGGCATGACAGCGCGATTTGCGCATGGTTCCGGGCGCGCACGCAAGTCGCTGAAGGAACGACCCTCCTCGGATGGCCATCGAACTCTTCAATACCCTGGGCAGCCGTATTGAGCCGCTTACGCCGTCGCGCGACAACACGCTGCGCATGTACTGCTGCGGCCCCACCGTGTATGACTACGGCCACATCGGAAATTTCCGCACTTTTCTGCATGTCGACGTGCTGCGGCGCACCGCGCGTCTGCAGGGTTTCGCGCTGAAGCACGTCATGAACATCACGGACGTGGATGACAAGATCATCCGCAACGCCGCACTTGCAGGCGTTCCGATCAACGAATACACCGCCAAGTTTGAGAAGGCCTTCTTCGAAGACATGGACGCGCTGGGCGTTGAACGGCCGGAAATCATCGCGCGCGCGACCGAGAATATCGGCGAGATGGTGAAGCTGATCGAACAGCTTGCCAGCGAAGACATCGCGTACAAGACAGAAGATGGATCGTGGTACTTCCGGATCGCCAAGTTCCCGGACTACGGCAAGCTCAGCGGCAAAGACCTTGAAGGCATGGAAGACGGCGCACGCGTCGATGTGGACGAGTATGAGAAGGACGCCGCGCGCGACTTCGCGCTCTGGAAGGCGGTAAAGCCAGGCGAAGCATCGTGGGAGACGGAGATCGGCACCGGCCGTCCGGGTTGGCACATTGAGTGCTCGGCCATGGCGATGAAGTACTTGGGACCGGACTTCGACGTACACGGCGGCGGCGAGGATCTGACGTTCCCGCACCACGAGAACGAAATTGCGCAGAGCGAGTCTGCCAGCCACCAGCCCTTTGCGCGGCACTGGTTCCACGTGCGCTTCCTGCTGGTGGAAGGCAAGAAGATGTCGAAGTCTGAGGGCAACTTCTACACGCTGCGCGACCTGCTGCTGAAGGGCTACCGCGCTTCGGCGATTCGCTTCCTTCTGATCAGCGTCCCCTATCGCCACCAGATGAACTTCACGTTTGAGGGGCTGACGGAGAGCGCAAACGCGATCGAGCGTTTGCGGACGTTTGCGCGGCGCGTCGATGCGGCTTCGAAGAATGCGGCACTGTCGGTTGAGCGCAACGAAGAGCTGGATGCACTGGTCGTGGACAAGCTGGCCGCCTACCAGGCAGCACTTCAGAACGATCTGAATACTGCCGAAGCTCGCGCCGCGGTCTTTGATGTAGTACGTGCGGCGAATATCACGCTGGACAATGGCACCTTCGGCCAAGGCAATGTGGAGCGGATTACGAAGCTGCTTGCGGACTTCGACACCGTCTTCGATGTATTGACGGATCGCGATGCCGCCATCAGCGAGGCCGCTGTCGCCTGGGCAACGTCGGAGGGCCGCAGCGATGAAGTTGCACCCGAGCTGCTGGCTGCACAGAGCATCACCGAAGAGCAAATTGAACAGCTCATCGCCGAGCGCACGGACGCACGGAAGCGCCGCAATTTTGCGCGAGGCGATGCCATTCGCAATGAGCTGATGGAGAAGGGCGTCGTCATTGAAGACGGTAAAGACGGCGTTACCTGGAAGCGAAAGTAGAGTTAATTACCAGTAATCAACAGGGGTAGCACAATCGGATACCCCCAATGCGAAATGCCGTCCGGCATTCGCGAATGGCGGCTCTATACTCCGCACAGGCGTTTCGAATTAATCGCCGAAGGAGCACAATTCATGGCGACCACGACCATTACCGTCGACGAATTCCAGGCACTTGAGCAGCGCGTCATGCGCACAGTGGAACTGATCCGCGCAGAGCGCGAAGCACGCGCCAGCGCCGAGGCGGAAGTGGCTGCGATGAAAGAACTTTTGGACGTTGCCTCCAGCGAGAACTCTGCACTTACCGTGGAACTTGCGGGCCTGAAGCAGGAGCGGGAGCAGGTCAAGGGCCGCGTGGACGCAATGTTGAAGCAGCTGGACGACCTGGGATAAGCAAGAGGTATGGAGAACACAAATCCAGTTTCGGTGTCGGTCGAGATTTACGACCAGACGTATCATCTGCGCGGCATCGACCCTGCGCATATTGATCAGCTTGCGCGCATCGTCGACGGCAAGATGCGCGCAGTTTCGGCGCACGGAGCCACCGTCGATTCGCTGCGCGTAGCCGTTCTCGCCGCGTTGAACATCGCGGACGAACTCACGGAGTTGCGTGCGCGCCATCGCGAACTGCTGGACTCACTTGACACCACGGAGACGACAAACCGCCGCCGTGCGAGTTCCTTGAGCAACATGCTGGATGAAGCGTTGAGCGAACCCTATCACCGCATCGCCGTTTAGGCGTGAGTCAACATCAACAAAGGGCCGGGCACAATGCCCGGCCCTTTGTTGTTGCTCATGCCCGGCAACGGCAAGCAAGGTTCAGCGATGGGGCTTCCGCCAAGACGCTATTGCGGCGCCCCTTGCGCAGTGACCATGAACCCTTGTCTGACTGAAGTTCGGTCGCCAATCGAGCGCATCCAATGTTTGACAGCGTTCGGCCGGGCTTCACTCTCCTGCGCGCCGCTGGGAGGAACCACATGCCGCTCCTCACCCGAGGTCTTGCCCTCACTTTGCTTTCGCTGAGCGCTCTTTGCGCGATGGCGCAGAAATCATTACCGCACGAGCAGTCGATCCAGGTGAACGTCTTCACCACTCCGGAAGCAGCGGAAACTATAACGTCCCGGGACGTTCAGCTGCTGGATAATAAGCAGCCGCGTCCGATCGCGTCGCTGCACCGGGTCGGGTCAGCAGGCGATCCGGTGCATGTCATTGTGGTGCTGGATGCGGTGAATATCCCATACATCCGCATGGCCTACGAGCGCGAAGAGATTGAGAAATACTTCAAAGCGAATGGTGGCAAACTCTCCAATCCGACGACCTTTGCCGTCATTACTGACAGGTCGTCCGAGGTGCAGAAGGGCTTTACAACCGACGGCAACGGATTGAGTGCACTGCTGGAGACGTACCCCATCGGTCTGCGAGAGGTTCGTCGCGACCAGGGTATCTGGGGTGCGGATGAGCGCACGCAGATCTCACTCAAGGCACTGTCCGAGCTCACCGAATTCGCTGCCAGCATTCCCGGCCAGAAGATGGTGCTTTGGGTTTCGCCCGGCTGGCCCCTGCTCACCGGTATTCGCATTGACCTGACCAACGCGCAACATCAGGGCATCTTCCGCAGTGTCGTCGATTACTCCCGGCAGTTAAGGCTGGCCAAGGTGACGCTCTACAACATCAACCCGATTGGGCCGGAGGAAGACCTTCTGCGGGCGAACTACTATGAGGACTTCGTCAAAGGCATTACAAAGTCACAAAACACGGACATAGCCGACCTGAGCCTGCAGGTGCTGGCCGTGCAGAGCGGTGGACAGACCATCACAGGCAACAGCGATGTCACTGGAAACCTGGCAAAGTGTGTTGCGGAGGCGCGTTCGATGTACGAACTGACCTTCACGCCAGCGCCTGCGGAACACGCAGATGAATTTCACCCTCTGCAGGTGACAATTGCGAAGACGGGCGTCACGGCACGCGCTCGCAATGGCTATTACGCGCAACCGTGATGAGACGTTGTAGCGCGGACTGCACGCTATTTGCCTTTGCAGACGACGATTCACGCCGAGTTCATGGGTGTGGAAAGAGCAGTGTTGCTTGCCTTGCCAACATGCGGGTCTCCGCGTAGCATCTGCAACAGATGACCGGCCTGCAAAGCAGGTGCGGGGAACAACGCCGGTTGAACCAATATCCATTGAACAGGGGTTCGGCTCGTATATATGGTTCGGTGTGCAGTGTCGGCCAGTCCCGAATGCCTAAAGAACCACGGCTGAATCCCACCGCTTAGTAGCGGGTTCACCGGCGCTTCCTTCACGGCCCAGTGGGTCGGTTTTCTTCCTCAGCAGTTGTGCGTCCTTTGCGATCCCAGGCAAGTCAGTGTTCTCTCGCCGAGGCCGCAACACTTCCCCGCCTACTTTCCCCTCGCTACCGCTCGATGTATCGCCGCTCTCCTGCCGGGATCGCGAACGGCATGCGATTGCTCTCAGGCGGTATGGGGCAGGATGTGTGAGCGGAGAATGCGCACAGTGGATTGCGTGCCTGGTTGAAGTCGAGCACGACCTCTCCCGGCGCACTCAGCCCATGGTCCGGTAGCCGAGCATCCAGGAATCTTCCGCCCTGGTAGGTTGTCGTGCGACTCGTCCTGTCCTTGAAGACGAAGAACAACGGCTTCTCGCGGCCCTGGTAGACGCTGGGCTCCAATCGGACAGTGCGACCGTTCACCGTGAACTCCGCCACGCCGTACGACGTGTCTTCATTCACCTGTCCAAGGATATTGGCGACGCGCAGCACCTGCGGTTTTGGGTACGGTATCCATTTGGCGACGATGCGATAACGACCATCGGGAGCGTACCAGCGAAGGCCGTGGAAGGCGAGCAGTTCTGGCGCGCGGAGATCTCGTCCAACCAGGAAGAAACCAAACTTGTG is a genomic window containing:
- a CDS encoding cell division protein ZapA, which translates into the protein MENTNPVSVSVEIYDQTYHLRGIDPAHIDQLARIVDGKMRAVSAHGATVDSLRVAVLAALNIADELTELRARHRELLDSLDTTETTNRRRASSLSNMLDEALSEPYHRIAV
- a CDS encoding VWA domain-containing protein, coding for MPLLTRGLALTLLSLSALCAMAQKSLPHEQSIQVNVFTTPEAAETITSRDVQLLDNKQPRPIASLHRVGSAGDPVHVIVVLDAVNIPYIRMAYEREEIEKYFKANGGKLSNPTTFAVITDRSSEVQKGFTTDGNGLSALLETYPIGLREVRRDQGIWGADERTQISLKALSELTEFAASIPGQKMVLWVSPGWPLLTGIRIDLTNAQHQGIFRSVVDYSRQLRLAKVTLYNINPIGPEEDLLRANYYEDFVKGITKSQNTDIADLSLQVLAVQSGGQTITGNSDVTGNLAKCVAEARSMYELTFTPAPAEHADEFHPLQVTIAKTGVTARARNGYYAQP
- the tsaD gene encoding tRNA (adenosine(37)-N6)-threonylcarbamoyltransferase complex transferase subunit TsaD; translation: MGSGLILGIESSCDETAAAVVRGGRAVLSNVVASQMEMHALYGGVVPELASREHLRNIVPVVREALRAAHVSAEDLDAIAVTAGPGLAGALLVGISFAKAYAFGLSKPLIAVNHLEGHIHAVLMDSGAPAALLALVVSGGHTHLYLANENDGSWRYRNVGRTVDDAAGEAYDKVAKLLGLGYPGGPWIDRLSAHGNPLAVPFRFVSINRGTEEEPSFDFSFSGIKTAVLRYVETHGMKPAIEARRAALARIDHPSLEDVLALCDAETLDLIASFQYAVVGNLVRQTMAAAGYFGAKHIVVSGGVAANRALRARFAEVADLRGLSVDFPAAALSTDNAAMIAAAAWPKLRHGEFAGADLNATPQLRLG
- the cysS gene encoding cysteine--tRNA ligase gives rise to the protein MAIELFNTLGSRIEPLTPSRDNTLRMYCCGPTVYDYGHIGNFRTFLHVDVLRRTARLQGFALKHVMNITDVDDKIIRNAALAGVPINEYTAKFEKAFFEDMDALGVERPEIIARATENIGEMVKLIEQLASEDIAYKTEDGSWYFRIAKFPDYGKLSGKDLEGMEDGARVDVDEYEKDAARDFALWKAVKPGEASWETEIGTGRPGWHIECSAMAMKYLGPDFDVHGGGEDLTFPHHENEIAQSESASHQPFARHWFHVRFLLVEGKKMSKSEGNFYTLRDLLLKGYRASAIRFLLISVPYRHQMNFTFEGLTESANAIERLRTFARRVDAASKNAALSVERNEELDALVVDKLAAYQAALQNDLNTAEARAAVFDVVRAANITLDNGTFGQGNVERITKLLADFDTVFDVLTDRDAAISEAAVAWATSEGRSDEVAPELLAAQSITEEQIEQLIAERTDARKRRNFARGDAIRNELMEKGVVIEDGKDGVTWKRK
- a CDS encoding DUF1684 domain-containing protein, translating into MKFQAFVALLLVPLTALAGVQALSPAEREEIQQFRELQAKVLQGPQSALGMVSLEKLRDGDTTIGSAAGSRIHLDHVAPNLGVVRLHGEQIEFVPPSGGFPSDLFIGGKPAASGTVVFDAEGTSPTFVEGSVNFVLRHKFGFFLVGRDLRAPELLAFHGLRWYAPDGRYRIVAKWIPYPKPQVLRVANILGQVNEDTSYGVAEFTVNGRTVRLEPSVYQGREKPLFFVFKDRTSRTTTYQGGRFLDARLPDHGLSAPGEVVLDFNQARNPLCAFSAHTSCPIPPESNRMPFAIPAGERRYIER